A stretch of the Takifugu flavidus isolate HTHZ2018 chromosome 1, ASM371156v2, whole genome shotgun sequence genome encodes the following:
- the chadlb gene encoding chondroadherin-like b, giving the protein MHPEKQLCPNTLWVLLLGLLLNIPATHPAKCPQQCICDQIQLNVACVRKNLTQVPPDVDEITVKLDLRGNDIQELPTGAFRHTPYLTHLSMQRCNIRHVKEGAFRGLGRLVFLNLANNNIEILYQESFDGLSSLKQLLIDHNRVEEIQPGAFSQLGFLNLLSITHNQLVYIPNLAFQGLQNIKWLRLSHNSLNYLDIEAFAGLFTLTRLSLDHNELQFFPTETMTRLPEVTRLDLGYNPMTYLGEESVSMAKLTHLFLDHMSLQELSNTAVSRCPSLVHLDISYNQLRVIQPFSEGSPKLVRLNLAGNPISCNCYLRPLREWSIRYKVKLMGTCGGPAHMLGENLAAIYPAELRCQSQEAMLKAELEEASRIAPLPTEEPENKIKCPVNCVCEVVTQHSSCENRGHTKIPRGFSPDTRLLDLRGNHFHYIPSNSFPGVAQVVSLHLQRSKIVEVEEGAFSGMKGLIYLYLSENDLTSLSPDAFKGLPALTYLHLEKNRFTTFPKGAFKLVPSLLALHLENNAITRLEPDTLAGAEGLRSLYLTGNAISNVSPRALDRAGDLDTLHLGGNKLKEVPTEAMSKLGNLRDLRLSGNSIRWIGPNAFQPLGRSLKELYLDNMALEKMSQNSLAGLGPGLRSLFLEGNRLEEVPDFHPLTSLEVINLADNPLMCDCPLLPLRLWIEKVNLKVRATCNNPPEIKGRKIKDVHVFRACPGGETLPTAPAVTPPKLAKAPKANKPKPMHLSAHHMKMLKAKSKPRRSSPADRKSKRRVVA; this is encoded by the exons ATGCACCCTGAGAAGCAGCTCTGTCCCAACACCCTCTGGGTCCTGCTGCTCGGCCTCCTCCTCAACATCCCTGCTACACATCCAGCAAAATGTCCACAGCAGTGTATCTGTGACCAGATCCAGCTCAACGTGGCCTGCGTCAGGAAGAACCTGACCCAGGTTCCTCCTGATGTCGACGAG ATCACTGTGAAGTTAGATCTCAGAGGCAATGACATCCAGGAGCTGCCCACGGGGGCTTTCAGACACACCCCTTACCTGACTCACCTGTCCATGCAGCGCTGTAACATCCGTCATGTGAAGGAAGGGGCTTTTCGTGGCCTCGGGCGTCTGGTTTTCCTCAACCTGGCTAACAACAACATTGAGATTCTCTACCAG GAGTCTTTTGATGGGCTCTCCTCGCTGAAGCAGCTTCTGATCGACCACAACCGTGTCGAAGAGATCCAGCCTGGAGCTTTCTCCCAGCTCGGCTTCCTCAACCTGCTGTCAATCACGCACAATCAGCTCGTCTACATCCCCAATCTGGCCTTTCAG GGCCTGCAGAACATCAAATGGCTCCGGCTTAGTCACAATTCTCTGAACTATCTCGACATTGAAGCCTTTGCTGGTCTCTTTACTCTCACCCGTCTCAGTCTGGACCACAATGAACTGCAGTTCTTCCCCACAGAGACCATGACCAG ACTGCCTGAGGTGACCCGTCTTGATCTGGGCTACAACCCAATGACTTATCTGGGGGAGGAGTCGGTGTCCATGGCTAAACTCACCCATCTTTTCCTGGACCACATGTCCCTGCAGGAATTATCCAACACCGCTGTCTCCAGATGTCCCAGCCTTGTTCACCTTGATATTAGCTATAACCAGTTGCGTGTCATCCAGCCTTTTTCTGAAGGTTCACCCAAGCTGGTGCGCCTTAACCTGGCTGGAAACCCCATTTCCTGTAACTGCTACCTGCGGCCCCTCAG GGAATGGTCGATTCGTTACAAAGTGAAGCTGATGGGGACATGTGGAGGGCCTGCCCACATGTTGGGGGAGAACCTGGCAGCCATTTACCCCGCTGAACTGCGTTGTCAGAGCCAGGAGGCCATGTtgaaggcagagctggaggaggcatcCAGGATTGCGCCGCTACCAACAGAAGAACCagagaacaaaataaaatgtcctgTCAACTGTGTCTGTGAG GTGGTGACGCAACACTCCTCGTGTGAGAACCGAGGCCACACCAAAATCCCTCGCGGCTTCTCTCCCGACACGCGCCTGCTTGACCTGCGTGGCAACCACTTCCACTACATCCCCAGCAACAGCTTCCCTGGTGTCGCTCAGGTGGTGTCGCTCCATCTGCAGCGCAGCAAGAtcgtggaggtggaggaaggagcctTCAGTGGAATGAAGGGACTCATCTACCTGTACCTGTCGGAGAATGACCTTACCTCTCTCAGTCCTGATGCCTTCAAGG GCCTCCCCGCGCTGACGTACCTCCACTTGGAGAAGAATCGCTTCACCACATTTCCCAAAGGTGCCTTCAAACTGGTGCCCAGCCTTCTGGCTCTTCACCTGGAGAACAATGCCATCACCAGGCTGGAACCTGACACACTAGCTGGAGCGGAAGGCCTCCGATCTCTCTACCTCACAGGAAACGCCATTAGTAATGTGTCACCCAGGGCTTTGGATCGGGCCGGGGATCTCGACACGCTCCACCTGGGAGGAAACAAGCTGAAGGAGGTGCCCACGGAGGCCATGAGTAAACTGGGGAACCTCAGAGACCTGAGGCTGTCTGGAAATTCAATTCGCTGGATTGGTCCCAATGCTTTCCAGCCTCTGGGGAGGTCACTGAAGGAGCTCTATCTGGACAACATGGCACTGGAGAAG ATGTCCCAGAACTCCCTGGCCGGCCTGGGTCCAGGGTTAAGGAGCCTTTTTCTAGAAGGTAACCGACTGGAGGAGGTACCCGATTTCCACCCTCTCACATCTCTAGAGGTCATCAACCTGGCTGACAACCCTCTGATGTGtgactgccccctgctgccgcTGCGCCT GTGGATTGAGAAAGTTAACCTGAAAGTGAGAGCCACCTGCAACAATCCACCTGAGATCAAGGGGCGCAAAATTAAAGATGTCCACGTCTTCCGAGCGTGTCCCGGGGGTGAGACCCTCCCCACGGCTCCCGCCGTCACACCCCCAAAACTAGCAAAGGCGCCAAAGGCAAACAAACCCAAACCGATGCATCTCAGCGCCCATCACATGAAAATGCTCAAAGCTAAATCGAAACCTCGCCGAAGTTCACCAGCCGACAGGAAAAGCAAGAGACGGGTTGTTGCCTAA